From the Streptomyces syringium genome, one window contains:
- a CDS encoding DUF6571 family protein, translated as MLGYRTLRDANLAALEAAVEAWQALPKRIQGVGEKFGHEVENPLYACDWEGEAATACFRNLARTRTELLAAAEEARGVHAVLDYALGRFRAARRTLDQVAEAVARDEHLKQNDDGRVYAETVSSALTKGYQETVAAHNETVARALRSATEADDDLYWALLQDPNGSGDRGFNQDGYDRAGRRQAEKDAERALELAAKGSAMSDAELARLCALLGAHRDDPLFGERIATSLGPQGVLRFWAGMADPRQVGPGRGRADLLRGLQESLGVTLASATQVDSQAMDSWKAGVIEAGGKRIGTDAAGNPWGFQVMSNLMRHGEYDAKFLTAYGEALIRMDKKVNSGDLSFWTNPANTADLTYHGGKNDRGQDPMTGFLQALGHSPEGAAEFFEQPAGVSGPVGPVDKKSEVNDNLWYLAKDRHWHPDVTFTGDSGRIAGYNALGHALEAATTGSPYDSATGADRRSGAGARVMEQVAYVYGDDNSLIHRQSGIADSLGTIGAAYIDDLNYAVSGIGDRGVGQDAVAFPAKYEDRAEFGRYGAIGFLSTLGQSETAHGYVSRAEHLHTLSALDANPATDEAGYVRGRSALLAEAEVRGILDHARVEQAAADHTHDAEENNKSLARSTEWKKWVVGATIGAGVAVLPVPGAAAVGVSVVPLAGETAGGMVNTYVGQRFDRAAEAVEVTPDEAAKVDRNKFFGAGENEIAETFHAYLSASSSEFFREANNSNLKDQIKSMYLSGGPSANEYLGLNPHEKD; from the coding sequence ATGCTGGGCTACCGGACCCTACGAGACGCGAACCTGGCCGCCCTGGAGGCGGCGGTCGAGGCGTGGCAGGCCCTGCCGAAGAGGATCCAGGGCGTGGGCGAGAAGTTCGGCCACGAGGTCGAGAACCCGCTGTACGCCTGCGACTGGGAGGGCGAGGCGGCCACCGCCTGCTTCCGCAACCTGGCCCGCACCCGGACGGAGCTGCTGGCCGCGGCCGAGGAGGCCCGGGGCGTCCACGCCGTGCTCGACTACGCGCTCGGCCGCTTCCGCGCGGCACGCAGGACGCTGGACCAGGTCGCCGAAGCGGTCGCCCGCGACGAGCACTTGAAGCAGAACGACGACGGGCGCGTGTACGCCGAGACCGTTTCCTCCGCCCTCACCAAGGGCTACCAGGAGACGGTCGCCGCACACAACGAGACGGTGGCGCGGGCACTGCGGTCCGCCACGGAGGCCGACGACGACCTCTACTGGGCGCTGCTCCAGGACCCCAACGGCTCGGGCGACCGGGGCTTCAACCAGGACGGCTACGACCGCGCCGGCCGACGACAGGCCGAGAAGGACGCGGAACGGGCCCTGGAACTGGCCGCCAAGGGCTCCGCCATGAGCGACGCGGAGCTCGCCCGGCTGTGCGCGCTGCTCGGAGCCCACCGCGACGACCCGCTCTTCGGTGAACGCATCGCCACCTCCCTCGGCCCTCAGGGCGTCCTCCGCTTCTGGGCCGGGATGGCCGACCCGCGGCAGGTCGGCCCGGGCCGGGGCCGGGCGGACCTGCTGCGGGGACTTCAGGAGAGTCTCGGCGTCACCCTGGCCTCGGCGACACAGGTCGACAGCCAGGCGATGGACTCCTGGAAGGCGGGGGTCATCGAGGCGGGCGGGAAGAGGATCGGCACCGACGCCGCGGGAAACCCCTGGGGCTTCCAGGTCATGAGCAACCTCATGCGGCACGGGGAGTACGACGCAAAATTCCTCACCGCGTACGGCGAAGCCCTCATCCGCATGGACAAGAAGGTCAACAGCGGCGACCTGTCCTTCTGGACGAACCCCGCCAACACCGCGGACCTCACCTACCACGGCGGAAAGAACGACCGCGGCCAGGACCCGATGACGGGCTTCCTCCAGGCCCTGGGCCACAGCCCGGAAGGCGCGGCGGAATTCTTCGAGCAGCCGGCGGGCGTATCGGGCCCGGTCGGCCCGGTCGACAAGAAGTCCGAGGTCAACGACAACCTCTGGTACCTCGCCAAGGACCGCCACTGGCACCCCGACGTCACCTTCACCGGCGACTCCGGCAGGATCGCGGGCTACAACGCCCTGGGTCACGCGCTGGAGGCGGCGACGACGGGCAGCCCGTACGACTCCGCGACGGGCGCGGACCGCCGGAGCGGGGCGGGGGCGAGGGTGATGGAACAGGTCGCGTACGTCTACGGCGACGACAACTCCCTGATCCACCGGCAGTCGGGCATCGCCGACAGCCTCGGCACGATAGGAGCGGCGTACATCGACGACCTCAACTACGCCGTCTCCGGCATCGGCGACCGCGGCGTGGGCCAGGACGCGGTGGCCTTCCCGGCGAAGTACGAGGACCGTGCGGAGTTCGGCCGCTACGGCGCGATCGGCTTCCTCAGCACGCTGGGCCAGAGCGAGACGGCCCACGGGTACGTGTCACGGGCCGAGCACCTGCACACGTTGAGCGCGCTGGACGCGAACCCGGCGACGGACGAGGCGGGTTACGTCCGCGGCCGCAGCGCGCTGCTGGCGGAAGCGGAGGTGCGCGGCATCCTCGACCACGCCCGGGTGGAACAGGCGGCGGCGGACCATACGCATGATGCGGAGGAGAACAACAAGAGCTTGGCCCGGTCGACGGAGTGGAAGAAGTGGGTCGTGGGAGCCACGATCGGGGCGGGTGTGGCGGTCCTGCCGGTGCCGGGGGCGGCGGCGGTGGGGGTCTCGGTCGTGCCGTTGGCGGGGGAGACGGCCGGCGGGATGGTGAATACGTATGTGGGGCAGCGGTTTGACAGGGCGGCTGAGGCGGTTGAGGTGACGCCGGATGAGGCAGCCAAGGTTGACAGGAATAAATTCTTCGGTGCGGGCGAGAATGAAATCGCCGAGACATTTCACGCCTACCTCAGCGCTAGTAGTTCCGAATTCTTCCGGGAGGCCAATAACAGCAACCTCAAGGATCAAATCAAGAGCATGTATCTCAGCGGGGGCCCCAGCGCGAATGAGTATCTCGGACTCAACCCTCACGAGAAGGATTGA
- a CDS encoding type VII secretion target: MALDEEWDRRFNPHRYDSSGQPTAEAMRLASSKDATGGAGATGGMGPAGARRLRVSPSFLRDKAGKADEVRAAFRRTDDRAVGTGGAGSVAEGLKGFRSSPAFAVFLDRWRAQMNELERSLQHEVAAPLRAAARDFHADDQRTRGTFDRFSRLDGFDR, translated from the coding sequence ATGGCGCTCGACGAGGAGTGGGACCGCCGGTTCAACCCGCATCGCTACGACAGCTCCGGGCAGCCCACGGCCGAGGCGATGCGGCTCGCGAGCTCGAAGGACGCGACGGGCGGGGCGGGTGCGACGGGCGGGATGGGGCCTGCGGGTGCGCGCCGCTTACGGGTCTCCCCGTCCTTCCTCCGGGACAAGGCGGGCAAGGCGGATGAGGTGCGGGCGGCCTTCAGGAGGACCGACGACCGTGCTGTCGGCACGGGAGGGGCCGGTTCGGTCGCCGAGGGGCTCAAGGGGTTTCGCTCCTCCCCCGCGTTCGCGGTCTTCCTCGACCGCTGGCGGGCCCAGATGAACGAGCTGGAGCGGTCACTGCAGCATGAGGTCGCGGCGCCCCTGCGTGCGGCGGCGCGTGACTTCCACGCCGACGACCAGCGGACGCGCGGCACGTTCGACCGATTCAGCCGGCTCGACGGGTTCGACAGGTAG